The genomic stretch TAAGCGGAAAAAACGCCATCATTACGGGTGGTGGTAGAGGTCTGGGAAAGGCTATAGCTTTACTTCTTGCCAATGAAGGCGTGAATATAGGAATCACCGGAAGAAACGAAGAAAACCTGAAAATGACTGTTGACGAAATCAGAAAATCTGGTGTGAATGCAGCGTATGCGGTTTTTAGTATAGATAATGAAATCCATGTGAAAGCAGGAATAGAATCCATTGCAGAGCAATTGGGTGGCGTAGATATTCTGATCAACAATGCGGGAATCGGAGATTTTGGTTCTATTGAAGAGATGCCTTCCGAAACTTGGGAACAGGTAATAAAAACCAATCTTTTCGGAGTGTATTATGCGGCAAAAGCAGTGTATCCGTTCTTAAAACAAAAAGGCGAAGGTGATATTGTAAATGTAGCTTCTACAGCAGGCTTGAAAGGTGGACCAAATATGTCGGCTTACGCAGCTTCAAAAGCAGCCGTCGTTTCTTTATCTCAATCAATGATGGCAGAATGGAGAAAACAAAACATTCGTGTAATTACTTTAACGCCGAGTACCATTGCTTCAGATATGTCTATCCAAGGCGGTTTGACAGACGGAAATCCGGATAAAGTTCTTCAGCCTGAAGATTTTGCAGAATGGGTAAGAGATATTTTGAAAATGAACAGACGTGCTTTGATAGCGAATGGTTCTATTTTCTCTACAAATCCATAAAAAAGAAGTTAGAAACTAGATATTAGAAGTTAGTATTAGTAATGCTAAAATTTCCCTTCCTCGAAGGGCTGGTTTTTGTGAAACAGAAAGACGATAGTTATAAATAATAACAACTTCTACATTAAGATAATAAAATCAATAGAAGCGGGCTTTAGTCCGCTTTTGCTTTGACGCGATACATGGCTTTAGCCAAATATATTTTCTTTCAATTATAATCTTCATGGGTAAATCTCATCACCTTTAAACTTTTAAATACTTATTTTTGCAACAAATTATTCACATGCAAAATTATTTAGAATTCGATTTCAGGATTTCGCCACTTCAACCTTGGAACGAAATATTAATGGCTGAACTTATCGAGATAGGTTTCGACAGTTTTACAGAAGAAATTCATGGTATTTTAGGATATATTCAGAAAGAACTTTTCAAAGAAGAAGAATTGAAAGCGTTGCCACTTTTTCAAAATGAAGAAGTGAAAATAGAATATTCTTTCACCGAAATGCCCAACATCAACTGGAATGAAGAGTGGGAAAAGAATTTTGAACCGATCAATATTGATGATAAAGTATTAATCAGAGCAGAATTTCATGAATCTGTAGAAGGAATGCACGAAATTATCATTCAGCCAAAAATGTCTTTCGGAACAGGTCATCATCCGACAACGCATTTGATGATCCAACAAATGATGGATATTGATTTTAAAGACAAGAAAGTTTTAGACATGGGTTGCGGAACTTCGGTTTTGGCGATTTATGCAAAACAAATCGGAGCCGGAGATACAAAAGCCATTGATATTGACGAATGGTCAGTTGAAAACTCAAAAGAAAATGCTGCAAGAAACGGTGTGGAATTGGATATCGAACTGGGAACTGCAGACAATTTAGGAAAAGAAAATTACGATATAATTTTAGCAAATATCAACAGAAATATTTTGATTTCAGATATTCCAACTTACGTTTCTGTTTTAAATGAAGATGGTAAATTATTGCTTTCAGGTTTGTGCTTCTTCGATGTTGATGATATTTTGGAAGTTTGTAAAGAAAACAATTTAGAACTGAAAAAGAAATTGCAGCGTGAAGAATGGGTAAGCTTATTACTTGAAAAGTAAAATCTGTTATTGTAATATTTTAATTTCAAGCTCAACCTCAGCCTCAACCTAATTAATATGAAACCATTCATCACCATTTTATTTTTATGCGTCATTCAGCTTTTTTTTGCGCAGGAAGAAGATTACGAATATGCAAACGGAGTTTTTCAGTTTGAAGAAAATAAAACGCAGAAAATTTTTACCGATTTTACGAGAATCAGACAATCACCAAATGTCAATGCCCAAATTCTAGATTCTCTACAAACGAATCAACAAATTTTGATTCTTAAACAAGATGAAACTATTCTGAAATTAGGCGAAAGAAGAGCCAATTGGTACAAAATATCTTACCAGAAAGGCGATAAAACTTCCGAAGGTTACGTTTGGGGCGGAAATCTTTGTGTAGGCTACAGAAATAAAAATGGATATGATTTCCTTTTTGGATTAACCAAAACTATTAGTAAAAAAAATCCTGAGTTCGATGGAGCAATTCAACAAAATATTGCAGCCATCAAAATGGTTGAAGGAAACACACTGATTGATGAGATTTCTTTTGATACTGGTTCAGGCGAAAGTTTGAGTTACGGAACTTTCAATATTGAAAGTAATCATAAGCTGAAAAATGTAGAATTTACTTTAAAAGCTATGGTTTCGGGTGAAGCCTGTGGAATCGCAAGTTATGACCAGTATATTCTGGTAAAAGATAAAAAAATGATTGCGCTTCCTCAATTGATGAATGTTGGTGACGCAGATGTTTATTACCACAGCGAACAATTTGTTTTCCCTAACGATAAAGGCGGAATTCCCATCTCTTTTATCCTCAAGATAGAAGAGATGGAAAGAGATGAGAAAGACCGTGAAAAGAAGAAAAATGCATCAAAAACGTATCTTTGGAATGGTGATTCTTACCGACTGAAATAATCTTAACAATAAAATTTGAAACCACTGTATATTTACGGTGGTTTTTGTTTTTATTAAACTTAAGATTATGAATTATTTTCTCTATGCACTTGAACATGTTTATACAGATAACACTCACCGTGACAGAAAGTTTTTAGGATATTTTGACGATCCCGATAAAGCTCAAAAAGAAAAGGAAAGGTTATTTCTTTTCCGTGGATTTTCAGATTATCCTAACGATTTCTATTTAAAAAAAGTTGAATTAAATAAAATAAATTGGCAAAACGGTTTTACAGTGGTTGTTGGTGAGATGGGAAGAGATTATTTAACTGAAGATGATTTCATTCATGATTATAGCACAATAATTAAGAAATTAAGTTTAGAAACAGTTTTTAAAGTAAGTCACGTTTATAGTATTCATACTTTCTTGGATGACGAAAGAGAAATAGGGGTGTTCTCTGATCAAAAAATGGCTACTGATGTTGTTGATCTTCTTAAACAAAAAGATGGGTTTAATAATTATCCAGATGATTTTATAGTGAGTGAAATTTTGCTAAATGATAAGCAGTGGAGCTCTGGATTTGGATAGTATATGAAAGATGCTTTCTTAATCTTTCGGATCAATCTCAAAAGTTGGGGATAAAAAAAATATTGATAATTTTGTGGAATGTTAAACGATGCCGAACTCCTCAAATTATTTTTACCTGAACTCTTGATTGAGCATTTTGAGATTGTAAAAGTTGAAGAAGAAAACAAAATCGTCCACATTTACTTTGACGAGAAAAATACAGCTCCGAAAGAATTTTCTTCTCTGTTATTGCAGTCAAAAGGTTTTGTTCCGGAAATTACCGTTGACGATTTTCCTCTTCGTGGAAAAACAGTAAAACTCCACATCAAACGCAGAAGATGGACCGATACAAAAACCGGCAACATCATCCAAAGAGATTGGAATCTCATTGCCAAAGGAACCCGCATGACACAGGATTTTGCCGAGTTCTTAAAAAAAATCAGCCGATACTAAAGCGCTTCCCTGTAAAACCATTGGCGAGATGTATGGCGTGGATGGCAGGAAATTTCAAAGGCAATACAAGCAAAGCATCAGCAATTTTAAAAACTGGAAACAAAAATCACACGCCGAGGATTGGATTCTCTATCCCGAAAACCTCTCACACCACCTATCTCTCGATGAAGTTGCTCTTTCTGATGGCGAATTGTACACTGTTCTGACCTCCAAAAAAGCAAGGGGCAGAAAAGGCAGTATTGTCGCCATTATCAAAGGAACCAACAGTGATACCGTAATAGAATATCTCTTAAAAATCAACAAAAAACTAAGGTTAAATGTAAAAGGAATTACTTTGGATATGGCAGGTTCTATGAAGCTCATCGCCAAAAGATGTTTTCCCAATGCCACACAAATTATCGACCGATTCCATGTCCAGAAATTAGCCATAGAAGCGTTGCAGGAATTAAGGATAAGCCACCGTTGGGAAGCTATTGAGCAAGAAAACAACCTGCTCATGGAAGCAAAAGAAAAGAAAAACAACCCCGGGATTGAAACTTTTGAAAATGGCGATACCCGAAAGCAACTTTTGGCAAGAAGCAGGTATTTACTCTACAAAACCAGAGAAAAATGGACTGCATCGCAAAATCAGCGAGCTGAAATCTTATTCTCGCAATATCCTGATTTAGAAAAAGCGTACAATTTATCTGATGGCTTGAGGAAAATTTACAACCAAAACATTCAAAAATCCGTTGCAATGTTGAAACTGGCACATTGGTTCAAAGAGGTGGAAGAATCAAGATTTAAAGCTTTCTCGGTGCTCAGAAAAACCATAATGAATCATTACAATGAGATTCTCAATTATTTTGAAAGAAGAAGCACGAATGCTTCCGCAGAGTCTTTCAATGCGAAAATAAAAACTTCAGATTGCAATTAAGAGGTGTGCGGGATAAAGCATTTTTTCTGTTCAGGTTGTCTAAACTTTTTGCATAGTCCCCAAGTTTTGTGATTGATCCAGTATATATCAAAAACACATGAAATTAATGTACACAAAAAAACTCACAATAGAAATTGTGAGTTTTGAGTGAGCGCGTCAGGATTCGAACCTGAGACCGTCTGCTTAGAAGGCAGATGCTCTATCCAGCTGAGCTACGCACCCATTTGTAATTTTAAGAAATTACTAAAACTTTTAAGTTATTGTTTCAGCTTCGACCGTTCCGAGAATCGAAATGCTCTACAACTGAGCTACGCACCCATTGAATAGTTTTGATAAAACTACTAAAACAGTCGGGGCGGCAGGATTCGAACCTGCGACCTCCTGGTCCCAAACCAGGCGCGATGACCGGACTACGCTACGCCCCGATTAAAGGTCATCTTTAACAAGAATTACCTTGTTTTTTGTGGGTGCAAAGATAGGATATTTTTTTATAATTCAAAATAAAATCTACAATAATTTTTGATCAATATTGAATGTCTTCTTTTTTATTGTCCTTACAGTATTCATAACCATTAACTTATCTTAAAATATGAAATGAAAAATATTTTTATAATTTTTTTATTAATTGTATTAAAAAGGCTTTTAGCTGATTTAAATATTGAGCCTTAATGAAGGTTTGCAAAATCGAGAAATAAGATTATTGCAAATTGGAATCTAAGAAAATGGTATTTCTTTTCCGAATTAATGATACAAAAGCAGACAATTTTAAAGGTTATGATTCTTTTTCCTTTTTAGCTATAGTCGCATTAAATTGTCTTCAAAAAATCACTCGGACTGTATTGCATTACAGATTTAAAACTGTTCGTATAAGCCTGCAAACTTTTGTAACCTACTTTATAAGCGATCTCAGATATTGTCCATTTATGGGCGCTTAGAAGTTCGAGACTTTTAATAATACGGAGCATCTGTTGGTATTTACTCAAAGTAAGGCCTGTTTCTTTTTTAAAAATTCTTTCGATAGAACGGAGCGACAAAGCCGCTATTTCACTTAGGTCGTCCATTTTAAGATCTTTAGTGTAATTATTGTTCAGATATTTTATAGCCTTGCTCAGGCGTTTGTCTTCTGGAAGACTGATATGCAGCTGGATAGCGTCTGCTACAAAATTGGGGAGCTCATTATATAATGCTTTCAAAAATATATTTTCATCAGCACTTTCTTCTATATTTCTAGACCATTTTTCGGCATATTTTATCATTTCTTTGAGAACGGGAGGAACCGAAAATATATTGACTTCGTAATAAAACAAATCACTCTTACTTACTTCAAAAAAGATGATCATCAATTTGATGATTTCAGAATGTGAATTGGTTTTATGAATGGCATTGGGCGGAATCCAAGCGACATGATTTTGTGGCAAAAGATAAATTTTTCCATTCACTGTTAAATATTGAAAACCAATTTCTACATAAATTAATTGAGCTTTTTCGTGTTTATGCATCACATTATCATGCGTCCAGTTGTCTTCAAACCAAACAAAATTAGGTTTGTGAATGTCGTCAACAGATAAGGTTTTTCCCGAAAGCATGTCGTTTTAAATTAATATTATGGCAAATGTATATAAAATAACAAAGCTACTTTTGTAATATTAATTGTTATAAAGTATTATGAAAAACAAAATAAGGAGAAGGTCCTCTTATATCGTATTGATTATAAATGTGTTGGTTTTGATTTTGGTATCCAGTAATCTTCGTTCTCCTATCACTTCTGTAGGCCCTGTTCTCAATCAGATTAGTAATTCGCTTCATTTAGACAATTTACAAAGCAGTATGCTTACATCGATCCCGCTTCTGATGTTTGCAAGCTGTTCTGTTTTGGTGAGTAGATTCTCGCATCGCTTCAGTATCAATAGATTTTTGTTGTATGCTTTAATTATTCTGAGCTTCGGGCTTTTTATGCGAGTATTCGGATCAGTCTGGACTTTATTTACAGGATCAATATTTATAGGTTTAGGAGTTTGCATCGGAAACGTAATTACACCGGGATATATCAAAAATAATTTCCCGAAACAGATAGGTTTAATGACCGGTATTTTTGCTGTTTCAATGAATCTTACAGCGGCTTTGGCTTCAGGATATAGTGTGAGTCTTGGTGAATGGACGGGTTATGGATGGCGCGGTTCATTGGGAGTTTGGCTTGTCATTGCATTGTTGGCATTATTTGTAGTGATTTTAGAATTATTACTGAATAAATCCAGGATAAAACAAGCCGGAAATTCGCTTGTTAAGTCTAATTTTAATATGTTTAAATCTGCTCAGGCTTGGAATATCAGTATTTTTATGGGGCTTCAGTCTTTGGTGTATTATTCACTAATTTCCTGGTTGCCTGCTGTTCTTGGTGATTACGGAATGCAGGGTAATGAGCCTGGCTGGGTTTTGTTTATCATACAGATTTCGATGATACCGATTACTTTTGTAGGACCTGTTATCGCAAGTAAAATGAAAAATCAAAAAGCAATGATTGTTTTTATTTCTGTGTTGATGCTTGTAAGTATTCTGATGTTTGCCTGGCTAAAGTCAGAATGGATTTATGCAACTGCGGTGTTATTAGGGTTATCAAATGGTTTGTCGTTTAGTTTGTCGATTCTGTTTTTCTCTTTGCGGACAAAATCTAGTGCCAATGCGATTAAAATTTCAGGAATGGCGCAATCTATTGGGTATTTGATAGCGGCTTTTGGGCCTGCTGTTTTCGGTAAATTGCATGATTACGATACTTCCTGGAAATTGTCATTTTATTTTTTAGGAATTTCGGTCATCGTG from Chryseobacterium indoltheticum encodes the following:
- a CDS encoding ISAon1 family transposase N-terminal region protein — translated: MLNDAELLKLFLPELLIEHFEIVKVEEENKIVHIYFDEKNTAPKEFSSLLLQSKGFVPEITVDDFPLRGKTVKLHIKRRRWTDTKTGNIIQRDWNLIAKGTRMTQDFAEFLKKISRY
- a CDS encoding CynX/NimT family MFS transporter, translating into MKNKIRRRSSYIVLIINVLVLILVSSNLRSPITSVGPVLNQISNSLHLDNLQSSMLTSIPLLMFASCSVLVSRFSHRFSINRFLLYALIILSFGLFMRVFGSVWTLFTGSIFIGLGVCIGNVITPGYIKNNFPKQIGLMTGIFAVSMNLTAALASGYSVSLGEWTGYGWRGSLGVWLVIALLALFVVILELLLNKSRIKQAGNSLVKSNFNMFKSAQAWNISIFMGLQSLVYYSLISWLPAVLGDYGMQGNEPGWVLFIIQISMIPITFVGPVIASKMKNQKAMIVFISVLMLVSILMFAWLKSEWIYATAVLLGLSNGLSFSLSILFFSLRTKSSANAIKISGMAQSIGYLIAAFGPAVFGKLHDYDTSWKLSFYFLGISVIVMFYFGIKAARTKFVED
- a CDS encoding 3-ketoacyl-ACP reductase; the protein is MNLSGKNAIITGGGRGLGKAIALLLANEGVNIGITGRNEENLKMTVDEIRKSGVNAAYAVFSIDNEIHVKAGIESIAEQLGGVDILINNAGIGDFGSIEEMPSETWEQVIKTNLFGVYYAAKAVYPFLKQKGEGDIVNVASTAGLKGGPNMSAYAASKAAVVSLSQSMMAEWRKQNIRVITLTPSTIASDMSIQGGLTDGNPDKVLQPEDFAEWVRDILKMNRRALIANGSIFSTNP
- a CDS encoding ISAon1 family transposase, whose product is MYGVDGRKFQRQYKQSISNFKNWKQKSHAEDWILYPENLSHHLSLDEVALSDGELYTVLTSKKARGRKGSIVAIIKGTNSDTVIEYLLKINKKLRLNVKGITLDMAGSMKLIAKRCFPNATQIIDRFHVQKLAIEALQELRISHRWEAIEQENNLLMEAKEKKNNPGIETFENGDTRKQLLARSRYLLYKTREKWTASQNQRAEILFSQYPDLEKAYNLSDGLRKIYNQNIQKSVAMLKLAHWFKEVEESRFKAFSVLRKTIMNHYNEILNYFERRSTNASAESFNAKIKTSDCN
- a CDS encoding SH3 domain-containing protein; the protein is MKPFITILFLCVIQLFFAQEEDYEYANGVFQFEENKTQKIFTDFTRIRQSPNVNAQILDSLQTNQQILILKQDETILKLGERRANWYKISYQKGDKTSEGYVWGGNLCVGYRNKNGYDFLFGLTKTISKKNPEFDGAIQQNIAAIKMVEGNTLIDEISFDTGSGESLSYGTFNIESNHKLKNVEFTLKAMVSGEACGIASYDQYILVKDKKMIALPQLMNVGDADVYYHSEQFVFPNDKGGIPISFILKIEEMERDEKDREKKKNASKTYLWNGDSYRLK
- a CDS encoding AraC family transcriptional regulator, producing MLSGKTLSVDDIHKPNFVWFEDNWTHDNVMHKHEKAQLIYVEIGFQYLTVNGKIYLLPQNHVAWIPPNAIHKTNSHSEIIKLMIIFFEVSKSDLFYYEVNIFSVPPVLKEMIKYAEKWSRNIEESADENIFLKALYNELPNFVADAIQLHISLPEDKRLSKAIKYLNNNYTKDLKMDDLSEIAALSLRSIERIFKKETGLTLSKYQQMLRIIKSLELLSAHKWTISEIAYKVGYKSLQAYTNSFKSVMQYSPSDFLKTI
- the prmA gene encoding 50S ribosomal protein L11 methyltransferase; the encoded protein is MQNYLEFDFRISPLQPWNEILMAELIEIGFDSFTEEIHGILGYIQKELFKEEELKALPLFQNEEVKIEYSFTEMPNINWNEEWEKNFEPINIDDKVLIRAEFHESVEGMHEIIIQPKMSFGTGHHPTTHLMIQQMMDIDFKDKKVLDMGCGTSVLAIYAKQIGAGDTKAIDIDEWSVENSKENAARNGVELDIELGTADNLGKENYDIILANINRNILISDIPTYVSVLNEDGKLLLSGLCFFDVDDILEVCKENNLELKKKLQREEWVSLLLEK